GCAGCACCTCGACACCCGCCGCGATCGCCGCCCGCAACAGTTCCCCGTAAACTGGGTCGGCACTCTCGCCCGGTGCGAAGCGAATGCAGTCGCTGCGGTTGATGAAGTACAAAATTGCCGGCGTCGCTTTGCCAGCGATCGCGCTAAGTTCGCGCAGGTGTTTTTGACCGCGCGTTGTCACCGTATCGGGAAACAGCGCAAGCGTGCCCAACGCCCACGTTGCATTTTTGACTTCGAGGTAAATTGGCAGCTGCGATGCCTCCGGTCCCGTCAGCAGGAAGTCAATGCGACTGCCATCATCTTGCCCATAGCGTACTTCAGACTGCACCCGCGTGTAGCGTCCAGCTAGAGGCGGCAGCAGTTGGCGCTCTAACGCAGACTTAAGAATTCGGTTGGGCAAATTCGTATTGACGCCCACCCACGTTAGCTGCGTGTCCTCGACTTGAATGAGCTCCCAGGTATAAGCGAGCTTGCGCTTGGGGTTGGTGCTGCGCGACAGCAGCACTGACGAACCGATCGCCGATACGCCCGTCATAGGTCCCGTATTCGGGCAATGTGCGACGACGATTTCACCTGAATCCAGTTCGACCTCCGCAAAGAAGCGCTTGTAGCGTCGCAGTAGCTTACCAGACAGCAACGGTGGATATCGGTAAAGCCAATCGCGTTCGGAAAATGCTGTATCCTCGTCCGTCATTCAACAGCATCCTCGATCTCGTCCGAGCTTGCTTCTAGATTGTCGCCCGCCGCGGGCGGTTCAACCTGCAATACGATCGCTTTGCTGGGCAGCATCTCGAACTCGATGCCATCGAGGCAACTGGTAGCCTCAGCGAGCGCGTCTCCATCGGCAGATTGGCCCGCCGAAGCAAGCGGCTCCTGTAAAGGTCCATCTGGTAGGATCTCAGTCTGGGGTTGCTTCACCTCGGGCTGGAACTTTTCAGATTGAGCTTTCTCGGCACGGACCTTTGCGGGCAGCGAGGGCATTACGGCGAGGCGATTGTAAATTTTGCCAGCATCGGCATCTAGGGCCGGACGCACCTTGCCATGTCCCGGACCATACCAGGACGCGAAACCGCTCATCGGCAAGTTGTTGGCGCGTTCGTCGAGCCACTGGCGAGCCACTACCCAGCCAAGCGGTCGAGCGCCCAACCCGGTTCGCACGGCATTAGTCCACTCAAACGCCAATCGCTCCACAGGCACCGTCGGGTCGGAAGCTGCGAGAGCGAGCGGATCGATTGAAAACAGCGGTAGGTCGCCAGCCATTACGCCCGGCTTCCCGGCAACAAAACCCGGCCGCACGCGTATGGAAGCAAAATCAGGCGACGCAACAGCGGCAGCCAATTGCTGGGCGACAGTTGCAGCCTCAGTGCGATCGCGCAGGCGAACGATCGCGCGGTCCCCAATAGCAACTACAGTACCTTTAGCTTCCTCGAGCACCGACACATGACGGCTAGACGCGGACTGGGGCCAGAAACGATCGGCTATGAACGAGAACGGTTGCGACCAATCAAACGGTAGTTCGCCCCACGCAGCACCCGTCTCGGAAAAGACGGATGTCCCCGCTAGGGGTGTGTCCAGCGCGCAAAAAGAATCCAATGCCTCAGTCGAGCCGGCCTCAATGACCGGCAAGAGCGGAGCCGTCCCCGATGCCAAGAGGGCTCCTGCAGCAAAGTAAGCGCTCGTCAGTGACGCCATTTGAGAGAGTCTAGCCATAAGCCTCCACGATTAAATCTGCGCGCGGGTTAAACCACTGCTTTTGTCCCGTGACCGCATCTCAAAACAGCCCCCTTAGGGAAGACAATACATTCCCAAACAGTTCGGTTTATGCCTCGCAGGTTTATGCCTCGCAACAGAAGAATCTCGGTAGAAATGCCTAAAAGATCTTACCCGTCCGCGGCGTGACAGCGATCGCCGAGCGTCGATCTGGAATGTTTCCCCACCCGCATCTAGTCCCCGAGCCCGCTCTCCGTCAGGACAGCGCTAAAATTGTATCAGAATATTAAGAAATGTAAATCATTTGGCATGCTACTACGTCAAGAGCACCGCAGGAAGCTCGACTCTAGTAACGACCTCGACTTTTACGGCGTGCCGCGCTTCGTCACGCACGTCGACGGCAGCTTCATCGATCGTCTAACGCAGCTCTATCGCAAACGCCTGCAGCCAGGCACGCGAGTGTTGGACTTGATGAGTAGTTGGGTGTCTCATTTGCCGGACGATATATCGTTCGAGCGAGTGGACGGACATGGCATGAACGCCGAGGAACTTGCCCGCAATCCGCGGCTCGACCGCTACTTCGTCCAGGATCTGAACGAAAACCCCAAGCTACCGCTCCCCGATAGCGAATTTGCGGCCGTGTTGAATACAGTCTCGGTGCAATACTTGCAGTACCCCGAGGCTGTCTTTAGCGAGGTCCGCCGCGTTCTCGCGCCGGGTGGGATCGCGATTGTGAGTTTTTCCAATCGCATGTTTTTTCAAAAGGCGATCGCAGCGTGGCGCGACAGCAGCGAAGCCGGACGCGTTGAGTTGGTCCGTCAATACTTCCAGGCAGTACCTGGTTTTGGCGAACCGGACGTCGCAATTAAAAAATCCGCCGTGCCGCCAGTATTGCAGATGCTTGGCATTGGCAATGCCAGCCCATTTTATGCCGTTCTCGCCACTAAAGTCGCATAAGGGGCTATGCCAGGAATGGCACCGACATTTAGGAGTCTCGAATCCGTAAGAACTAGTTCGGGCAGAGATTTTAGTCGCTTGAGCGGCGATCGTCCTGACTTGTTCAATACCTGCTAGCTGCAATTTATTTCAGCAAGGTCGTGACCCGCTCCGCACCTTTGTCCTGCCGTTGGGTGGAGATCTTGAGAGTAAAGATGTAATGCCCTGAACCCCACATGCACTAAGGGTTATGGCTTTAGTCGGTGCCATTCGGCTCTCGTACATCCATCCATTTCCTTTATCGAGCTGTCAAGACCCGACTTCTAAACTTATGCAAGCTCCGAAGTGTGCGAAAATCGGGGCGGTCCGACGCCCGCTATTTCGGCCGACGCTCCTCAATCAAGACAATTGCAGTCCCTCGGCGCGATCGTCGTGCATTGCCAAGAGCAAGATAAACAAAGCGAACGGAAGCGAACGACCATGGTGGCAGCGATTCTTTTCGATCTCGATGGCACGCTGGTCAATACCGACCCCATTCACTTTAAGCACTGGAAGGTGCTTCTTCGCGATTACGGCTACGAGATCGACCGTGAGTTCTACGATGCCAAAATTAGCGGCGGCACCAATGAAGCCATCCTGGCGGACATTTTGCCGCAACTCTCGCCGGAACAGGCCCGCGACTTTGCCGAGTATAAAGAAGCCCAATTCCGTGCTTCAGGGTCTGACCTCCAGCGCCTGCCCGGGCTGACGGAAATGTTGGCATGGGTGCATTACAACAACCTGAAGAGTGCCGTCGTCACCAACGCACCGCGCGCTAATGCCGAGTTCATGCTCGCGACCCTCGATCTTGCCGATACTTTCTCGATCTTGGTACTGGCAGAAGATGCTCCCGCTGGCAAACCCGATCCCGCACCATACCTGATAGCAATGGACAAGCTGGGTGTCACCGCTGAGATGACGATCGCCTTCGAGGATTCACCGTCTGGCATCCGCGCGGCCGTAGCTGCAGGAATTTACACAGTTGGCGTTGCCTCGACTCACGACCCCAGTCGCTTGCACTCCGCCGGTGCCAGCCGCACCATCAGGGACTTTACAGACAAGGAGTTGTGGGAGTGGCTGCGCGTCCTCGACTGCGTAAGCTAGTAACACCCTGCATCGCTCACTGGGGCAGCTCGGTAGATGTTCCGTCGAAGGAGCATGCTGCAACGCTATTGCCAAAAGCAACTCATTCAATTTAACTCGACCGATGCGAGGTCAGGCACGATGGATGAATGGATGTGCGCCGCGATCGCTGAAGCGCGCCAGGGACTAGCCGAAGGCGGTATCCCAATTGGCTCAGTGCTCGTGCGCGACGGTGCGATTCTCGGGCGCGGGCGCAATCGGCGCGTCCAAGATAGCGACCCGATGACCCATGCTGAAATCGACTGCCTTCGCAAAGCAGGTCGTATCGGCAGCTATCGCTGTGCCGTATTGTATTCAACGCTGATGCCTTGTTACCTTTGTGCTGGAGCCGTCGTACAGTTTGGGATCGAAACTGTCATTGCTGGCGAGTCAGCCACATTCGGCGGCGCGCGCGCGTTCATGGAATCCCACGGCGTTATTGTCCGCGACCTCGACCTTGACGAATGCAAGCAGTTGATGCGCGATTTCATTGCGGCCAATCCGCGCCTCTGGGACGAAGATATTGGCGAGTAACCCAAGTGCAGGCCGCTCCAATTCCGGTGAGCTTCCCCTAGGGCAAACGCATGCAAACCTATCTAGATTTCTATGCCACGACCTTAGTAGGGTTTTAACGATCTGGAGTGCTTGAAATTCGCTCAGCGCTCTGAACAAGCCCAGAACGGCCCGTGCTTCTTGCGAAAATCGAGCTGAAGTTTAAATATGTCTTGACCCATAGTTTCCTAAGGAAGCGTTGACTAATCCCCCTGCGATCGGCTAGGCTTGTACCTTTGGGTACTTCACACTGTGGCTCCTGCAGCCGAGGAGGGGGAGTACGCACGCACGCCATTAAGGAGTTGAAATATCGTGCCCAAACGCCGCCAGCAAGTTGTTCTCCGCCATGATGTCAAAAAGCTCGGTAGCACCGATGATGTTGTCGACGTCGCGCCGGGTTATGCACGTAATTATTTGATCCCGCAAGGACTCGCTGCAGTTGCAACGCCGGGGCTCCTGCGCCAAGTCGAACAGCGCAAGGAAAAAGAGCGCCAGGCTCAACTTGCACTGCTCAAGGATGCCCAGGACCGCAAAACTGCACTCGCGACCGTCGGCCGCCTGACTATTCTCAAGCAGGTGGGTGAAGGCGATGCTATCTACGGCACCGTTACCACTCAGGACATCGCCGAGGCGATCGCGGCAGGAGCCGGCCAGTCGATCGACCGACGATCCATCGAGTTGACGGATGATATCAACGCCCTGGGCGTTTATAAAGCAGAGGTCAAGCTCCATTCGGAGGTGAGCGCGACTGTGGAATTTGAAGTCGCGCCCCTATAAACCGCACCCGAGGCTTTCATCACATCTGCTACCGAGCGCGCTCGCTGGCTGCAGTCGGTGTATCTCCATTAGATGGCAGTTTGCCCGCGGACAGACTGCGGTCCTAACGCGTTCGCGGGCGCTATCCTATGGCCAACGATCGCGACTTTGCGGTCGATATCCGTGCAATTTACGGTCTGAGATGTCCGACACTAGCGCCCGTTTGCCCGACACCTTGCCGCCGCACAATATCGAAGCCGAAGAGTCGATTCTCGGCGGCATCCTACTCGATCCCGAGGCGATCGCCCGCGTTGCCGACACCCTCTCGCCCGATGCTTTCTACGTACCGGCGCACCAAGCCGTCTACGAGGCAGCGATCGCGCTGTTCGCCCAGAATAAGCCGGCTGACTTGATGAACGTGACGGCCTGGCTGCAGGATCGCAATCTGCTCGCGGGCGTTGGTGGAGCAAGTAAGCTCGCGCAGCTCGTGGAGCGGACGGTCTCGGCTGTGAATGTCGATGGCTACGGCAGCTTAGTCACGGACAAGCACTTGCGCCGACAGTTGATCGGTGCGGGGCGGGCGATCGCCGATCTTGGATACGACACGGCGTTAGAGCTACCAGCCGTGCTAGATCGCGCCGAACAGACAATTTTCCAACTCACCCAAGCCCGGCAGCTCCTCGGGCTGGTGCCGATTGCTGAAACCTTGGTGCAGACCTTCAACGACCTCGAAGACCTGAACCAATCGGACCAATTGCCGGGGATCGATTCGGGATTTTACGACCTCGACGCCATGACCAGTGGGTTCCAGCGCTCGGATTTGGTCGTGATTGCCGGCCGGCCCTCGATGGGCAAAACGGCGCTGGCACTCAACATCGCTCGCAACGTTGCCGGAACCCATCAGTTGCCCGTGGCGGTCTTTAGCTTAGAAATGTCCAAAGAGCAACTCGCCCAGCGGTTACTTGCTAGCGAAGCTCGCATCGATAGCAATCGCCTGCGTTCGGGACGTCTGGCACAACAAGATTTTGAACCCCTAAGCGCGGCGATCGCGCGCCTGTCGGAGATGCCAATCTTCATCGACGACACTGCCAATGCCAGCGTCATGCAAATGCGCTCTCTCTCTCGCCGCTTGCAGGCCGAACAGGGCGAATTGGGACTGATCTTGGTTGATTATCTGCAGTTGATGGAAGGAAGCGGCAGCGACAACCGCGTTCAAGAACTCGCCCGCATCACGCGTGGATTAAAGACCCTTGCCCGCGAGCTAAAAGTCCCGGTTATCGCCCTCTCGCAACTATCACGCGGTGTCGAGCAACGTTCCAACAAACGTCCGATGCTTGCTGACTTACGCGAATCGGGCAGTATCGAGCAAGATGCCGATTTGGTGATCATGCTGTATCGCGACTCGTATTACCATCCCGACTCGCCCGATCGCGACATCGCCGAAGCCATCATTACCAAACACCGCAACGGTCCAACAGGAACGATCAAGCTCCTCTTCTCGCCGGAACTAACGCAGTTCCGCAACATGCTTGCCAAGCAGCCGGCCTATTGACGGGCGATCGCGATCTACCCCCTAGCTTTGACGTCAGTATCCGCTCGAAATCGGTCCTCTTCCCATGACGCGCTCGACCTTTACGAAAAGGTCGGCAAGCTCGGGCTGTGCGGGGAAGCAAATGAGCGCGATTGTCTAGTTGGTCTGGTCGTAAATTTTGAGCGTCCCAGCGCATGGATTGCGGTTGACGAAGTGTTTCGACGCGAGCGCGCGCCGGTCGATCGGCAAATACTCCTGGACGCTCGACAAAGTTATAATGCTGCCGAATTTCTCTTCGCGGACGCAATCGCTCTCGGATTTCGACATCCCCTCGGCAATCAGTTCGGGATTGGAAACAGCTTGTCAGCGATGAACGACTAGCTGTATTTTTCCGCTAATGGACGTTCGCGATCGCGCCAGCCCGAGTAAAATCCGACTTGCCGGAATCCAAATCCGCCGGTCAGAGCCCTAAATGCTGACAGCGGCCGTTCGAAGAGCCAGCCCCAGTCCAGGAGAATAATTGCCAACGATCGGAGCTGGGTTCAGCTTTCCGCCGAGCGTAGGAATAATTGGTCCATCGATATACTTGGTGGCGATCGCGGGCAGTTGCTTCTGGCTCGGGATAGTCCACCACCAAATAGATCGGACGTTTACCGCGGCCTTCTGTGGCACGACTCCAATCGGCTTCGCTGCAAGCTTTCGACCCTAAAGCGATCCCTTGGGTCTCCCGCAGTTCTGCAGGCGGTCAGATTCCCGCCCTAAACGGTAGCGATCGCTACCAGCACGCGATCGCAAATAATCGACACCGGCGGATTCGCGCGGCGTGCGCCTAAAAGTTTGAAAACTATCTTAAGATTTAGAGACAAAGGGCATAAGCACTCGCTCAGAGTAGAGCCCCGAGCTCAGACATCGACCTAGAGATAGAGGAGGCAAGTCATGGCGCTCGTTCCCATGCGACTGATGCTGGATCACGCAGCAGAAAATGGCTACGGCATTCCGGCGTACAACGTCAACAACATGGAGCAAATCCGGGCCATCATGGAGGCTGCTGACGAGACCAACAGCCCTGTGATCCTGCAAGCTTCGCGCGGCGCGCGCAAATACGCGGGCGAGATCTTTTTGCGTCACCTGATCCTTGCAGCGGCGGAATCCTTCCCCCATCTGCCGATCGCGATGCACCAGGACCACGGAAACGGTCCTGCTACCTGCTACTCCGCGATGCGCAACGGTTTCACCAGCGTGATGATGGACGGTTCGCTGGAAGAAGATGCAAAAACGCCTGCAAGCTTCGAGTACAACGTGGCTGTCACCGCTGAGGTAGTGAAGGTGGCGCATTCCATCGGCGTTAGCGTCGAGGGCGAGCTGGGCTGCCTGGGTTCTTTGGAAACCGGACAGGGCGACAAAGAAGACGGTCACGGTGCAGAAGGCATCTTGACCAAAGAGCAGCTGCTGACCGATCCGGACGAAGCGGTTAGCTTTGTAGAACAAACGCAGGTGGACGCGCTCGCAGTGGCGATCGGCACCAGCCACGGTGCGTACAAGTTCACCCGCAAGCCGACTGGCGAAATCCTCGCCATCAGCCGCATTGAGGAAATCCACCGCCGCCTGCCGAACACCCACTTGGTCATGCACGGTTCTTCATCCGTGCCTAAGAAGTGGATCGACTTGATCAACGAGTACGGCGGTCAGATTCCCGAGACCTACGGCGTTCCCGTCGAGGAAATCCAGAAGGGCATCAAGAGCGGCGTCCGCAAAGTCAACATCGATACCGACAACCGCCTGGCGATCACTGCAGCTATCCGCGAGGCCGCAGCTAAGGATCCCTCAAACTTCGACCCGCGCCACTTCATGAAGCCGTCGATCGAGTACATGAAGCAGGTTTGCGCCGATCGCTACCAAGCATTCGGCACGGCCGGCAACGGTACGAAAATCAAGCAAGCCACCCTCGACGAGTACGCGGCTAAGTACGCCAGCGGCGAGTTGGCTGCGAAGATTCAGTCTTCTCCAGCAATGGCTGGAGTCTAGACCGGTTTTTCACATGCGCAATTAACCCTTGCGTTTGTCGAGCTATGACAATAAACGGGCAGTCGTGATGGCTGCCCGTTTTTTTCTGCATGTCTTCTGATGTATGCGAGTAGCGTCACAACACTTTTAGCAAGCTGCGCGATGCGCTCGTCTCCCAAGGCAGTCTGCAACGCGATCGACGACCCCGCACCCGACTCGACGCACCACTCAGTTCGACGATCGGAAGCGGCGGGGGCGAATGACGGCCGCGTAACTCAGACCCCGGACTTCATCGTCCACGGGCACGAGCAACAAGCGCATCCGATCGTTGGTAAAACGCGCCTGCCCGCGCAGCACGGCCGGCCGGGACGGCGTGGCGATCGCGCGCACCACCCTGCCGTTGTAGGTTCGAAAGCGTACTCGAACGCGCCCCGACTCAACCGAAACACGTACGTTTACTGGATACGACCGTGCCTTCGTACGCGATCGCGCACCGATCTGCAGCTTCACGGCATGGTTCAGCACCTCCACCCAACCGATGCACTCGTAACCGCGACCGATCCGCGCCCGGCAGGTCGAGCGATATCCGCCGATCGCGCGATCGCCATTGCGGTTGAGATAGGACGCACCGCCGAAAACGATACCCGTTATCAACATCAATAAGGCGATCGCGAGGGCTACAGCTCCTGGACTGGCTTGCTGCCGATCCACAATTGGACGCTCCTAATATTCGCTGTTTTTAGTCAAGTGCTGACCCGCTTGAACCCCGAGCTCGCGCAAGGGAGGTGGCATTGTCCGGCAACCGAAGTGGGCGATCGCCGGGACTGGTCATTTCACAATCCCCATGCCAAAATAGATGCGAACATGCGAACTACTCGGAGTTACGTTGCGTCTGGGGGTACGACTGGGGTGGCGAGCTAGAATGACGGCACGCTCCCACCGCTAGCAGTTTTTTTGATTGAGGAGCACTTGGGCGATCGCCACGCAGCAAGTCAAAATCCCGCACGAACGTCAGAGACGCGGATTAGATCTGCGATTCAGACTCTAAAATCTACCAGCTTTTTATTGCAAGAGGCATCTATGGCTTCCAGTAGCGTAACAAACGACCCTAATAAAGAAAAAGCTCTCAACCTCGTGCTCGGTCAAATCGAGCGTAACTTCGGGAAAGGCTCGATCATGCGTCTGGGAGACGCAACGCGGATGCGTGTCGAGACCATCTCCACCGGGGCGCTAACCCTCGATCTAGCTCTCGGCGGTGGACTGCCGAAGGGTCGCATCATCGAAGTCTACGGCCCTGAAAGTTCTGGCAAGACAACCCTTGCTTTGCACGCGATCGCGGAAGTCCAAAAACAAGGGGGTGTGGCTGCTTTTGTCGATGCCGAGCACGCACTCGACCCGGCCTATTCGGACGTGCTCGGAGTCGATATCGAAAACCTATTGGTGTCGCAGCCCGATACCGGTGAAGCTGCGTTGGAAATTGTCGATCAATTGGTGCGATCGTCGGCAGTTGACTTGGTCGTAGTAGATTCGGTTGCAGCACTCACCCCGCGTGCAGAAATTGAAGGCGAGATGGGCGACACTCAGGTCGGTCTGCAAGCACGATTGATGAGTAAAGCTCTGCGCAAGATTGCTGGCAATATCGGTAAATCCGGTTGCACGGTCATTTTTCTCAACCAGTTGCGCCAGAAAATCGGTATTTCCTATGGCAATCCCGAAGTCACAACGGGTGGTAACGCACTGAAGTTCTACGCATCCGTACGCTTGGATATTCGCCGCGTGCAAACGCTCAAGAAAGGCAGCGAGGGCGAGTACGGTATCCGTGCAAAAGTAAAAGTTGCGAAAAACAAGGTTGCACCGCCGTTTCGCATTGCCGAGTTTGACATCATCTTTGGGTTCGGGATCTCGCGACTGGGCTGTTTGCTAGATTTGGCAGAGCAAACCGAGGTCGTCAAGCGCAAAGGAGCTTGGTACAGCTATAACGGCGACAATATCGCCCAAGGGCGCGATAACGCAGTGCAGTACCTGGAAGACAACCCCGAAATTGCTGCCACGGTCGAAGAGAGCGTTCGCGAGCAGCTTGACATTGGAGGCACGCCAACAGCACGCGGCAGTCACAGGGGCAAAGGTAGCGATGCCGATACTGGAGAAGAAGAATAAGATTATGCGGATTGGCGGATTGCGTAGCGACTGCTCGTTACTCCCAATCTGCCACAGCCAGCAGAGACCCAGCGCGTGGGATCTTTGCGGGACATGGTTTTGAAAAGAGCTTGGGAAGAGCGGGTGTTGGAACCTAAAGCATCGCATTTAGCTTGGAAAGCCGAACACTTTACTTTAATTTCAAGGGTTACAGACTTCGATTTTCAGCTTATGTCAGTTTTTGACTAGTTCTCACTGTCCGCGGATAGTTGATTGGTCGATATAAAGCCTTCCGATCTGTATCTCGACGCTATTTAGTTCTGGGAAGTAGCTATCTTTTGAACCCATGTCAGTTAAAAAGGGAGACGCCGATCGCACACCCGATCGCGCACTTCATCATCATGAAAAATGCCGACCATGGTACAGCCGCCGGCCTTACGAGCTTCAATAAGTTGCATCACCACTTCACGGTTCTCAGCATCCAATGCTGAGGTCGGCTCATCTAATAGCAAAATCGGGTAGTTAACCGCAAATGCCCGAGCGATGTTGACTCGCTGTTTTTCACCACCGGAAAACGTGGTGGGGGATAGCGACCATAATCGTTCGGGTAAGTGGAGTTGGGCAAACAAGTTGCGGACGGTGTCATAGGCTAGTTCTGGCTCATACCCTAGATCCAGTAGGGGTTCTGCCGCCACTTCGAGGGCGGGAACACGGGGAATCACCCGCAGAAACTGGCTGACATAGCCAATGGTGTGTTGCCGAACGTGTAGTAAGTCATGGGGCGGAAGTTGCGCTAAATCAACCCAAGTGTTTTGATGCTTGACCCAAATCTGCCCGGCATCAATACGGTAATTGGCATAGAGCGATCGCATGAAGGTGGATTTCCCGGAACCCGATGGTCCCTGGAGCGCGACGCATTCCCCGGCTTGGACCGTCAGCGACACGCCCTGAAGGACGGGGATTTGGGCACCGCCCTGATGATGCAGGGTAAAGGTTTTATAGAGTTTCGCCGCGTGGAGCGAGGCAGCGGCAGGTAATGCGGCTGGGACAGCCGTTGGGGTTGGCAATACAGAATAGGTCATGGGTATGGCGCGTGTGCTGGGGTATTCGGGTATGGTTCTGATGGTGTAGCGAGATTTGGTGACTCGCTGTTCTTGGATTAGGGCACGAGCGTAGCACTGACCAGTTGCTGGGTATAAGGATGCTGAGGATCGTCCAAGACCTGGTCGGTTAAGCCAGCTTCCACCACCAGACCGTTTTGCATCACCAGCAACCGTTGCGCCAGTAACCGCACCACCCCGATGTCATGGGTGACGAGAATGACGCTGAGGTGGAGGGTGCGCACCAGCGATCGTATTAAATCCAAGAGGCGAGCCTGCACGGAAACATCCAGTCCCCCGGTGGGCTCATCCATCAGGACCAGCTGAGGACGGGTCACCAAAATGCGCGCGAGCTGCAAGCGCTGTTGCATGCCGCCGGAAAAGGTGCTCGGTAGGTCGTCCATCCGCTGTTGTGGAATTTCTACTTGGGCTAACCACTGCAATGCCTCGGCGCGAATGTTGCCGTAATGGCGATCGCCCACGTCTAATAAACGCTCGCCAATGTTAGCTCCGGCGGTCACACGCAATCGCAACCCGTCGCGAGGATTTTGCTGCACAAACCCCCATTCTGTTTTCATCAGTTGACGACGGCGCGCTTCGGGTAAGGTCTGTAAGTTGAGGATTTGCCCTGCGCGATCGCGATAGCTCAGTTGCCCGCCATCAAGGGCAATTTGTCCGGCGATCGCCCTGAGCAAAGTACTTTTGCCGGAACCAGATTCACCAATAATGCCTAGCACTTGACTGGGATAGAGGTCAAATGAGATGCGATCGCAGGCGGCAATATCTCCATAGCGTTTCGTCAAACCATCAACGGTTAACAACGGTGTAAGTAGAGAATTTTCTGTAGTCATCACTCAAGTTTGGTTAGTCAAGTTTCCGGGGAGTTTGGGTCTGTTGCTGCTGGCGCTGGTGGCAATAATCGGTATCCGAACAGATCCAAAGGCGATCGCCCCGGTCGTTCGTTACAACTTCATCCAGATACGTATCCGTCGCTCCACAAAACTCACACGGTTGCTCCCAGCTTTCCACTGTGAAGGGATGGTCCTCAAAATCCAGGCTCTTCACCTTGGTGTAGGGCGGTAAGGCATAGATTCGCTTTTCCCGTCCCGCTCCAAAGAGTTGCAAGGCCGGGCTCATGTGCAATTTTGGATTATCAAAGCGGGGAATTGGGCTCGGTTTCATCAGGTAGCGATCGTGCACCATCACCGGATAGTCGTAGGCGATCGCAATATGGCCAAAGCGCGTGACATCTTCATATAACCGCACGTACATCGGTCCATATTCTTCAAGAGCGTGCATTTTGTTGGCTTCGGTGCGTGAAGGTTCGATGAAGTACAACGGCTCCGGCATAGGCACTTGATAGACCATAATTTGACCTTCCCGTAAGGCGGTTTCAGGAATGCGGTGGCGCGTCTGAATCAACGTGGCCGCCTCGGTCTGCTCCGTGGTCTCCACGCCGCAGACTTTACGAAAGAAGCGGCGAATATTCACGGCGTTCGTTGTATCGTCCGCCCCTTGATCGATCACTTTCAGCGTATCCGTTTGCCCAATCACCGAGGCAGTAACCTGGATGCCCCCCGTCCCCCAGCCATAGGACATGGGCATTTCGCGGGAGCTAAAGGGAATTTGGTGTCCCGGAATCGCCACCGCTTTGAGCAAGGCGCGCCGGACAGAGCGCTTGGTCTGTTCGTCTAAATAAGCGAAGTTAAAACCGGGTTCGGGTGTGGTTGGAGTCGGAGTCGGTGGGTGCATGGCTAAATGAGGAAGAGTTCAGGTGTGGCGGGGTTTTGCAACCCAAGGTTGAGGATCGAGGTGGGGCATGGTTGATCCACCCAAGGTGGAGTTTCGGGGGTAGTCCTTCACAGTAAGGGTGGAGCAAGGGCAGAACCTGCACTCAGCCATGCTTCTCAGCCAGCACGAGCTTCACACTTCAGGACTGCCCATTCATGGAGTGACCTCTGCAGGAGACTGGGGCATGTGTTGAGAGTCTGGGGTTGGGGAAGGAACGGAGGTATCCTCTGGAG
The window above is part of the Rubidibacter lacunae KORDI 51-2 genome. Proteins encoded here:
- the sfsA gene encoding DNA/RNA nuclease SfsA; the protein is MTDEDTAFSERDWLYRYPPLLSGKLLRRYKRFFAEVELDSGEIVVAHCPNTGPMTGVSAIGSSVLLSRSTNPKRKLAYTWELIQVEDTQLTWVGVNTNLPNRILKSALERQLLPPLAGRYTRVQSEVRYGQDDGSRIDFLLTGPEASQLPIYLEVKNATWALGTLALFPDTVTTRGQKHLRELSAIAGKATPAILYFINRSDCIRFAPGESADPVYGELLRAAIAAGVEVLPCRFEVSPEGVRYIGMAELLSAQPAGK
- a CDS encoding class I SAM-dependent methyltransferase, with the translated sequence MLLRQEHRRKLDSSNDLDFYGVPRFVTHVDGSFIDRLTQLYRKRLQPGTRVLDLMSSWVSHLPDDISFERVDGHGMNAEELARNPRLDRYFVQDLNENPKLPLPDSEFAAVLNTVSVQYLQYPEAVFSEVRRVLAPGGIAIVSFSNRMFFQKAIAAWRDSSEAGRVELVRQYFQAVPGFGEPDVAIKKSAVPPVLQMLGIGNASPFYAVLATKVA
- a CDS encoding HAD family hydrolase → MCENRGGPTPAISADAPQSRQLQSLGAIVVHCQEQDKQSERKRTTMVAAILFDLDGTLVNTDPIHFKHWKVLLRDYGYEIDREFYDAKISGGTNEAILADILPQLSPEQARDFAEYKEAQFRASGSDLQRLPGLTEMLAWVHYNNLKSAVVTNAPRANAEFMLATLDLADTFSILVLAEDAPAGKPDPAPYLIAMDKLGVTAEMTIAFEDSPSGIRAAVAAGIYTVGVASTHDPSRLHSAGASRTIRDFTDKELWEWLRVLDCVS
- a CDS encoding nucleoside deaminase; protein product: MDEWMCAAIAEARQGLAEGGIPIGSVLVRDGAILGRGRNRRVQDSDPMTHAEIDCLRKAGRIGSYRCAVLYSTLMPCYLCAGAVVQFGIETVIAGESATFGGARAFMESHGVIVRDLDLDECKQLMRDFIAANPRLWDEDIGE
- the rplI gene encoding 50S ribosomal protein L9, with translation MPKRRQQVVLRHDVKKLGSTDDVVDVAPGYARNYLIPQGLAAVATPGLLRQVEQRKEKERQAQLALLKDAQDRKTALATVGRLTILKQVGEGDAIYGTVTTQDIAEAIAAGAGQSIDRRSIELTDDINALGVYKAEVKLHSEVSATVEFEVAPL
- the dnaB gene encoding replicative DNA helicase; translated protein: MSDTSARLPDTLPPHNIEAEESILGGILLDPEAIARVADTLSPDAFYVPAHQAVYEAAIALFAQNKPADLMNVTAWLQDRNLLAGVGGASKLAQLVERTVSAVNVDGYGSLVTDKHLRRQLIGAGRAIADLGYDTALELPAVLDRAEQTIFQLTQARQLLGLVPIAETLVQTFNDLEDLNQSDQLPGIDSGFYDLDAMTSGFQRSDLVVIAGRPSMGKTALALNIARNVAGTHQLPVAVFSLEMSKEQLAQRLLASEARIDSNRLRSGRLAQQDFEPLSAAIARLSEMPIFIDDTANASVMQMRSLSRRLQAEQGELGLILVDYLQLMEGSGSDNRVQELARITRGLKTLARELKVPVIALSQLSRGVEQRSNKRPMLADLRESGSIEQDADLVIMLYRDSYYHPDSPDRDIAEAIITKHRNGPTGTIKLLFSPELTQFRNMLAKQPAY